A DNA window from Acomys russatus chromosome 7, mAcoRus1.1, whole genome shotgun sequence contains the following coding sequences:
- the LOC127192227 gene encoding olfactory receptor 51M1-like, translated as MVLSNNTHFSPTFYLSGFPGLEAFEHWIFIPFFMMYLVAISGNCLILMIIKTSPRLHTPMYYLLSLLAFTDLGLSVSTLPTTVGIFWFNYHSISFGACQIQMFCIHSFSFMESAVLLVMSFDRFVAICHPLRYSVIITGERLIRAGLCVILRGPVALIPIVLFLKAFPYCGPLVLSHSFCLHQEVIHLACVDTTFNNLYGLSLVVFTVMLDLLLIALSYGFILYTVAGLASQEEQIRAFQTCTSHLCAVLVFFVPMAGLSLVHRFGKNAPPAVHLLMANIYLFVPPMLNPVIYSIKTKEIRRAIIKFLGFRKVNSES; from the coding sequence ATGGTCCTGTCCAACAATACTCATTTTAGCCCCACGTTCTACCTCAGTGGTTTTCCTGGTTTAGAAGCCTTTGAACACTGGATTTTCATCCCCTTTTTCATGATGTACCTGGTGGCTATCTCAGGCAACTGTCTCATTCTGATGATTATTAAGACCAGCCCTCGTCTGCATACACCCATGTACTATCTGCTTTCCTTGCTAGCGTTCACTGACCTGGGGCTGTCAGTGTCTACCTTACCCACCACTGTAGGTATTTTTTGGTTCAATTACCATAGCATTTCTTTTGGAGCCTGCCAAATCCAGATGTTCTGCATCCACTCTTTTTCCTTCATGGAGTCTGCAGTGCTCCTTGTCATGTCTTTTGATCGTTTTGTGGCCATATGCCATCCACTGAGGTACTCAGTCATTATCACTGGTGAGAGACTGATCAGAGCAGGCCTGTGCGTTATCCTGAGAGGGCCTGTAGCCCTTATCCCAATCGTTCTCTTCCTGAAGGCTTTTCCCTACTGTGGGCCTCTTGTCCTCTCCCACTCGTTTTGTCTACACCAGGAAGTGATACACCTAGCATGTGTAGACACCACCTTCAACAACCTATATGGATTGTCACTGGTGGTATTCACTGTGATGCTGGACCTGCTGCTCATTGCACTGTCCTATGGATTCATCCTGTACACGGTGGCAGGACTGGCTTCCCAAGAAGAACAGATCCGAGCCTTCCAAACATGTACGTCACATCTCTGTGCTGTTCTCGTGTTCTTCGTGCCCATGGCGGGGCTGTCTCTGGTACATCGGTTTGGGAAAAATGCTCCGCCTGCTGTACATCTTCTTATGGCCAACATCTATCTCTTTGTACCACCCATGCTTAACCCAGTCATATACAGTATTAAGACTAAGGAGATACGAAGAGCAATCATCAAGTTCCTTGGCTTTAGAAAGGTCAATTCTGAATCCTAG